Proteins from a genomic interval of Bradyrhizobium sp. CCGB01:
- a CDS encoding bifunctional protein-serine/threonine kinase/phosphatase, protein MTRGLQISVGQHSDKGRKPINQDFHGVLIPEEPLLSLKGISAVLADGISSSTVSQIASESAVKSFLMDYYCTSESWTVKTSARRVLDATNSWLHAQTRKSQYAYDRDKGYVCTLSAMVIKATTAHIFHVGDCRVYRVAGKALEQLTDDHRIIVSSEQTYLGRALGINPQLEIDYQAFEIEAGDTFILATDGAYEFVDQRFMTSALGEHAAELDSAAKAIVEEAYRRGSDDNITVQILRIDAVPQREPAGIFNQTSQLPLPPLPEPRAIFDGYRIVREIHGSSRSHIYLAVDAETEEPVALKLPSIDLRDNPAYLKRFLMEEWIARRIDSPHVLKPLSQSRRRSYLYVATEFVEGQTLKQWMTDNPRPDLETVRGLVEQIAAGLRAFHRMEMLHQDLRPDNILIDKTGTAKIIDFGSVRVAGVAEAAPREEADEILGTVQYTAPEYFLGQGGSPRSDMFSLAVICYQLLTGKLPYGTQVARIRRKADVRRLQYRPADDDRNVPAWVDGALRRALHPDPYKRHEDLSEFVFELRTPNPAYLNTRITPLLERSPLMFWKLTSAALACAVVVLLALLHAR, encoded by the coding sequence ATGACCCGCGGACTCCAGATCTCGGTCGGCCAGCACTCCGACAAGGGTCGCAAGCCCATCAACCAGGATTTTCACGGCGTCCTCATCCCCGAGGAGCCACTGCTCAGCCTGAAGGGGATCTCGGCCGTTCTGGCCGACGGTATCTCCAGCAGCACGGTGAGCCAGATCGCCAGCGAGTCGGCGGTCAAGAGCTTCCTGATGGACTATTACTGCACGTCGGAATCCTGGACGGTGAAGACCTCCGCCCGCCGCGTGCTGGACGCGACCAATTCCTGGCTGCACGCGCAGACGCGCAAGAGCCAATATGCCTATGACCGCGACAAGGGCTATGTCTGCACCCTCAGCGCCATGGTTATCAAGGCGACCACCGCGCACATCTTCCATGTCGGCGACTGCCGCGTCTATCGCGTCGCCGGCAAGGCGCTCGAGCAGCTGACCGACGATCACCGGATCATCGTCTCGTCGGAGCAGACCTATCTCGGTCGCGCACTCGGCATCAATCCGCAACTCGAGATCGACTACCAGGCGTTCGAGATCGAGGCCGGCGATACCTTCATCCTCGCGACCGACGGCGCCTATGAATTCGTCGATCAGCGCTTTATGACAAGCGCGCTCGGCGAGCACGCAGCCGAGCTCGACAGCGCGGCAAAGGCGATCGTCGAGGAAGCCTACCGGCGCGGTAGCGACGACAACATCACCGTCCAGATCCTGCGCATAGACGCCGTGCCGCAGCGCGAGCCGGCCGGCATCTTCAATCAGACATCGCAATTGCCGCTGCCTCCGCTGCCGGAGCCGCGGGCGATCTTCGACGGCTACAGGATCGTCCGCGAAATCCACGGCAGCAGCCGCAGTCACATCTACCTCGCGGTCGACGCCGAGACCGAGGAGCCGGTCGCGCTCAAGCTGCCGTCGATCGATTTGCGCGACAACCCCGCCTATCTCAAGCGCTTCCTGATGGAGGAATGGATCGCGCGCCGGATCGACAGCCCGCACGTGCTAAAACCGCTGTCGCAGTCGCGCCGGCGCAGCTACCTCTACGTCGCGACCGAATTCGTCGAAGGGCAGACGTTGAAGCAGTGGATGACCGACAATCCGCGCCCCGATCTGGAAACCGTGCGCGGACTGGTCGAGCAGATCGCCGCCGGCCTGCGCGCCTTCCACCGCATGGAAATGCTGCATCAGGATCTCAGGCCCGACAACATCCTGATCGACAAGACCGGCACCGCGAAGATCATCGACTTCGGATCGGTCAGGGTCGCTGGCGTCGCGGAGGCCGCGCCGCGAGAGGAGGCGGACGAAATCCTGGGGACGGTCCAGTACACGGCGCCCGAGTATTTTCTTGGGCAGGGCGGCTCGCCGCGCTCCGACATGTTCTCGCTGGCCGTGATCTGCTACCAGCTGCTCACGGGAAAGCTCCCCTATGGCACCCAGGTCGCCAGGATCCGGCGCAAGGCGGACGTGCGGAGACTTCAGTATCGCCCGGCCGACGACGACCGCAACGTGCCGGCCTGGGTCGACGGGGCGCTCAGGCGCGCGCTCCATCCCGATCCCTACAAGCGGCACGAGGACCTGTCCGAATTCGTCTTCGAGCTTCGCACGCCAAATCCGGCCTACCTCAACACGCGGATCACGCCCCTGCTGGAGCGCAGCCCGCTGATGTTCTGGAAGCTGACCTCGGCAGCGCTCGCCTGCGCCGTCGTCGTCCTTCTGGCGCTGCTGCACGCACGTTAG